The following proteins are encoded in a genomic region of Acidimicrobiia bacterium:
- the prcB gene encoding proteasome subunit beta, with the protein MTSDRAKEDPLVFGTVVPDASFLSLLTVRGMAPAWKIEAGGHIEVPEATTVLALNYGEGVVMAGDRRATAGNVIAHKRVKKVYPADEYSAVAISGTAGLAIELIKLFQTELEHYEKIEGTRLSLEGKANYLARLVRNHLPLAFQGLAVVPLFCGFDEVEGRGKLFTFDVVGGRYEEQDYATTGSGGAEAKSFLKSAYREGLGENDALEIAVEALVAAAEEDTATGGPDLRRRIYPNVVTVTTEGYKEVPDEVIAGIAQVVVDGRP; encoded by the coding sequence GCTGACCGTCCGCGGCATGGCTCCTGCTTGGAAGATCGAGGCCGGCGGGCACATCGAGGTCCCTGAAGCCACCACCGTCTTGGCGCTCAACTACGGCGAAGGCGTCGTGATGGCGGGCGACAGGCGCGCCACCGCGGGCAACGTGATCGCTCACAAGCGCGTCAAGAAGGTGTACCCGGCGGATGAGTACTCGGCCGTCGCCATCTCGGGCACGGCAGGCTTGGCGATCGAGCTCATCAAGCTGTTCCAGACGGAGCTCGAGCACTACGAGAAGATCGAGGGCACCAGGCTCAGCCTCGAAGGCAAGGCGAACTATCTCGCCAGGCTGGTCCGCAATCACCTCCCTCTCGCCTTCCAGGGGCTAGCCGTCGTCCCGCTGTTCTGCGGGTTCGACGAGGTGGAGGGGCGAGGCAAGCTGTTCACGTTCGACGTCGTCGGAGGCCGCTACGAGGAGCAGGACTACGCGACGACCGGCTCGGGCGGCGCCGAGGCGAAGTCGTTCCTGAAGTCGGCCTATCGGGAGGGGCTCGGCGAGAACGATGCTCTCGAGATCGCCGTCGAAGCCCTGGTGGCTGCCGCAGAGGAGGACACGGCGACCGGAGGCCCGGACCTGCGGCGCCGCATCTACCCGAACGTCGTCACGGTGACGACCGAGGGCTACAAGGAGGTCCCCGACGAGGTGATCGCAGGGATCGCCCAAGTCGTCGTGGACGGCCGGCCATGA
- the prcA gene encoding proteasome subunit alpha: MTVPYWVPTEQLVKDKADFARKGIGRGKPIVVMEYENGILIVGENPSGSLHKIGEVYDQIAFAGVGRVNEFETLRVGGIRYADVKGYSYGRMDVTAKGLAYAYSQTLGQIFTHDVKPYEIEVLVAEVGGEDRSNELYRVQFDGTLQDIDSFGAMGANQDQLTSALSEHFDPTSTLAVAVAQAAVVIESAESREIPADDWEAAVLDRTLGRRKFRRLTPDEIAAARS; the protein is encoded by the coding sequence ATGACCGTACCGTACTGGGTGCCCACCGAGCAGCTCGTCAAGGACAAGGCCGATTTCGCCAGGAAGGGCATCGGCCGTGGCAAGCCGATCGTCGTCATGGAGTACGAGAACGGGATCCTCATCGTCGGCGAGAACCCGAGCGGGTCGCTCCACAAGATCGGCGAGGTCTACGACCAGATCGCCTTCGCAGGCGTCGGGCGGGTGAACGAGTTCGAGACCCTCCGGGTCGGCGGCATCCGCTACGCAGACGTCAAGGGCTACTCGTACGGACGGATGGACGTGACCGCCAAAGGCTTGGCGTACGCCTACTCCCAGACGCTCGGGCAGATCTTCACCCACGACGTCAAACCGTACGAGATCGAAGTCCTCGTCGCCGAGGTCGGGGGCGAGGATCGGTCGAACGAGTTGTACCGAGTGCAGTTCGACGGAACCCTGCAGGACATCGACAGCTTCGGGGCGATGGGCGCCAACCAAGACCAGCTCACCTCGGCCCTCTCCGAGCACTTCGATCCGACCTCGACCCTGGCGGTGGCCGTAGCCCAGGCAGCAGTCGTGATCGAGTCGGCGGAGAGCCGCGAGATCCCGGCGGACGACTGGGAGGCTGCCGTGCTCGACCGGACCCTGGGGCGCCGCAAGTTCCGTCGCCTGACTCCCGACGAGATCGCGGCGGCCCGCAGCTGA